A window of the Gemmatirosa kalamazoonensis genome harbors these coding sequences:
- a CDS encoding polysaccharide biosynthesis/export family protein has protein sequence MASTAAVTDDSVAVAARRAAQVAIAVGDRVTVRVWREPGYSDSLTVDDRGEVVLPRLGPMRVAGRTISSLQDTLRSRYAEYLRNPSVAVTVYRRVGVQGEVKKPNLYFVDATMTLREVIALAGGITENGNPDHVTIVRGGQPIPLGKWTEGGPASVDLRSGDQVVVGRRSWLSRNVLAVVSTAGLVMSVLLPVLRNNK, from the coding sequence GTGGCGTCGACCGCGGCCGTCACCGACGACAGCGTGGCCGTCGCGGCGCGCCGGGCCGCGCAGGTGGCGATCGCGGTCGGTGACCGCGTCACGGTCCGTGTCTGGCGCGAGCCCGGCTACAGCGACTCGCTGACGGTCGACGATCGGGGCGAGGTCGTGCTGCCGCGCCTCGGACCGATGCGCGTCGCCGGCCGCACGATCTCGTCGCTCCAGGACACGCTGCGGTCGCGCTACGCGGAGTATCTGCGGAACCCCTCGGTCGCCGTCACCGTGTACCGCCGCGTCGGCGTGCAGGGCGAGGTGAAGAAGCCGAACCTCTACTTCGTCGACGCGACGATGACGCTGCGCGAGGTGATCGCGCTGGCCGGCGGCATCACCGAGAACGGCAACCCCGACCACGTGACGATCGTGCGCGGCGGACAGCCGATCCCGCTCGGCAAGTGGACCGAGGGCGGGCCCGCGTCGGTCGACCTGCGCTCCGGTGATCAGGTCGTCGTCGGTCGACGGAGCTGGCTGTCGCGCAACGTGCTGGCGGTGGTGAGCACGGCGGGGCTCGTGATGTCGGTGCTGCTCCCCGTGCTGCGAAACAACAAATGA
- a CDS encoding glycosyltransferase, giving the protein MTNVLPGPGLAVHGGPRIALTTEWLTAFGGAERCLVEFQRVFPDAPIYTSVYEPRGLPAEHRGWTVRPSFLQRMPLARRNHRPFFPLMPLAFESFDLSEYDLVLTTSSAAAKGVITPPDVPNLCYCYTPPRYLWDQYHQQTKGLRGKAFIGVAAHWLRVWDRAAADRVDHFLAISETVASRIRRYYRREAAVVHPPVDTQRFRPNGLPSEDFLLVVSRLVPYKRVDQAVIAATRLGVPLKVVGVGPEMQRLRALAGRNVTFLGWRDDAEVADLYARCRAFVFPGLDDFGIAPVEAMASGRPVVAYGRGGATETVIDGVTGILYDEQTDAALAGAIEELMSRSFDAAACRAQAERFDSSIFRTRIAGAVADALGARPRDAELPPAVVASSGVLSFG; this is encoded by the coding sequence GTGACCAACGTCCTCCCCGGCCCGGGCCTCGCCGTCCACGGCGGGCCGCGCATCGCGCTCACCACCGAGTGGCTCACCGCGTTCGGCGGGGCCGAGCGGTGCCTGGTGGAGTTCCAGCGCGTGTTCCCCGACGCGCCGATCTACACGAGCGTGTACGAGCCGCGCGGGCTTCCCGCGGAGCATCGCGGCTGGACGGTGCGGCCGTCGTTCCTGCAGCGCATGCCGCTCGCGCGCCGGAACCATCGGCCGTTCTTCCCGCTGATGCCGCTCGCGTTCGAGTCGTTCGACCTCTCGGAGTACGATCTCGTGCTCACGACGTCGAGCGCGGCGGCGAAGGGCGTGATCACGCCGCCCGACGTGCCTAACCTCTGCTACTGCTACACGCCGCCGCGCTATCTCTGGGATCAGTACCACCAGCAGACGAAGGGGCTGCGCGGCAAGGCGTTCATCGGCGTCGCGGCGCACTGGCTGCGCGTGTGGGACCGGGCCGCGGCGGACCGCGTCGACCACTTCCTCGCGATCTCGGAGACGGTGGCGAGCCGCATCCGGCGCTACTACCGCCGCGAGGCGGCGGTCGTGCACCCGCCGGTGGACACCCAGCGCTTCCGGCCGAACGGGCTGCCGTCGGAGGACTTCCTGCTCGTGGTGTCGCGGCTGGTGCCCTACAAGCGGGTGGACCAGGCGGTGATCGCCGCCACCCGGCTGGGCGTGCCGCTGAAGGTGGTCGGGGTGGGGCCGGAGATGCAGCGGCTTCGTGCACTGGCAGGCCGGAACGTTACATTCCTGGGGTGGCGCGACGACGCGGAGGTTGCGGATCTCTATGCCCGCTGCCGCGCGTTCGTCTTCCCAGGGCTGGACGACTTCGGCATCGCGCCGGTCGAGGCGATGGCCTCGGGGCGGCCGGTGGTGGCGTACGGTCGGGGAGGTGCCACGGAAACGGTGATCGACGGCGTCACGGGGATCCTGTACGACGAGCAGACGGACGCGGCACTCGCGGGCGCCATCGAGGAGCTCATGAGTCGCTCGTTCGACGCGGCGGCCTGCCGGGCGCAGGCCGAGCGCTTCGACTCGTCGATCTTCCGGACGCGGATCGCCGGCGCAGTCGCCGACGCGTTGGGCGCACGCCCGCGCGACGCGGAGCTGCCGCCGGCCGTCGTCGCCTCGTCCGGTGTGCTGTCCTTCGGCTGA
- a CDS encoding exopolysaccharide biosynthesis polyprenyl glycosylphosphotransferase, producing MTEPSHVSAFQAENGTIEHGRRSATTRHVGFVPIPTFVEPNGAVHVTVPGLRSHDVRLLGELSARRLLAFRCRAALGALTRLLVDASLLAGVAALVRHGFSGPGAEAAGAPSVVSALLIALLALGAAGEYEILGRRHHSLATPIVACSLLAVVLPMLAADIRTGWRGESLVALALGMTTALTALVWLRRRFSRGASSARVPLRGAVLVGRERDMAAAVAALGGDGARIVDRVAMSRGAVRGGVQSRLARRLAAGDVSEVVVVSATRSLVLQGIAAACQDAGARCIVALDARSACTEPGIPCTVGGHPATELTPAEVQVPRFLLKRVVDVVLTLLLLPVALPLGIVIAIAIRLETPGAVLFRQRRVGLGGREFVIWKFRSMRAEAPGVRARLAHLNHYGEAPLFKLKRDPRTTRVGRLLRRTSLDELPQLVNVLRGEMSLVGPRPPLPEEVACYAPHHFARLTVIPGMTGPWQVGGRNLITDFEQIVRMERDYIESWSLGLDFNIMLRTIGVVVTGTGAY from the coding sequence GTGACCGAGCCTTCGCACGTGTCGGCCTTCCAGGCCGAGAACGGTACGATCGAGCACGGACGCCGGAGTGCGACGACCCGGCATGTCGGCTTCGTTCCGATCCCGACGTTCGTCGAGCCTAACGGCGCGGTGCACGTCACGGTGCCGGGTCTGCGGTCGCACGACGTGCGCCTGCTCGGCGAGCTGTCGGCGCGCCGGCTGCTCGCGTTCCGGTGCCGCGCCGCGCTCGGCGCCCTCACGCGGCTGCTCGTGGACGCGTCGCTGCTCGCCGGCGTCGCGGCGCTCGTTCGCCACGGGTTCTCCGGGCCCGGTGCGGAGGCCGCGGGCGCGCCGTCGGTGGTGAGCGCGCTGCTCATCGCGCTGCTCGCGTTAGGCGCGGCCGGGGAGTACGAGATCCTCGGCCGGCGGCATCACAGCCTGGCGACGCCGATCGTCGCGTGCAGCCTGCTCGCGGTGGTGCTGCCGATGCTCGCGGCCGACATCCGTACCGGGTGGCGCGGCGAGTCGCTCGTCGCGCTCGCGCTGGGGATGACGACCGCGCTCACGGCGCTCGTGTGGCTCCGCCGTCGGTTCAGCCGCGGCGCGTCGTCGGCACGCGTGCCGCTGCGCGGCGCGGTGCTCGTCGGCCGCGAGCGCGACATGGCCGCGGCCGTCGCGGCGCTCGGCGGCGACGGCGCGCGCATCGTCGACCGCGTGGCGATGAGCCGCGGCGCGGTGCGGGGCGGGGTGCAGTCGCGCCTCGCCCGACGGCTCGCGGCCGGCGACGTGTCGGAGGTCGTGGTCGTGTCCGCGACGCGCTCGCTCGTGCTGCAGGGGATCGCCGCGGCGTGCCAGGACGCCGGCGCGCGCTGCATCGTCGCGCTCGACGCCCGTTCGGCATGCACCGAGCCGGGGATCCCCTGCACGGTCGGTGGCCATCCCGCGACGGAACTCACGCCGGCGGAGGTACAGGTGCCGCGCTTCCTGCTCAAGCGCGTCGTGGACGTGGTGCTCACGCTGCTGCTCCTCCCGGTCGCACTGCCGTTAGGCATCGTGATCGCCATCGCGATCCGGCTCGAGACGCCGGGGGCGGTGCTGTTCCGGCAGCGGCGCGTGGGGCTCGGCGGCCGCGAGTTCGTGATCTGGAAGTTCCGCAGCATGCGCGCGGAGGCGCCCGGCGTGCGCGCGCGACTCGCCCACCTGAACCACTACGGCGAGGCGCCGCTGTTCAAGCTGAAGCGCGACCCGCGGACGACGCGCGTCGGCCGGCTGCTGCGCCGCACGAGCCTCGACGAGCTGCCGCAGCTCGTGAACGTGCTGCGCGGCGAGATGTCGCTCGTCGGCCCGCGGCCGCCGCTTCCCGAAGAGGTGGCGTGCTACGCGCCGCACCACTTCGCCCGCCTCACCGTCATCCCCGGCATGACGGGCCCGTGGCAGGTCGGCGGGCGCAACCTCATCACGGACTTCGAGCAGATCGTGCGCATGGAGCGCGACTACATCGAGAGCTGGTCGCTCGGACTGGACTTCAACATCATGCTGCGCACGATCGGCGTGGTCGTGACCGGCACGGGGGCGTACTGA
- a CDS encoding polysaccharide biosynthesis protein: MSHPVSLQGDWRYSRLRNRYLALIDAALLPLVAVLAFTIRFEGTAWYEDYGRVLSMYVGIAVPLKLLVMWRLGLYARLWRYASVHDVEIVSVAVLGSAIVTSTVGIFLLPLLSVVPLRVPLSVVVLDALLGAMAVALPRLLVRIGLRRVRRRFVAEPGQRRALVAGAGAAGAMIVRELLDNPQLRLLPVAMLDDDASKHGRRLHGVPVAGTLDRLDSVAASLHIDEVIIAMPSAPGRRVRDVVSRAHRAGVPTRTVPGMFELLDGRKSVSALRSVQIEDLLRREPVRTDLVRVRELAAGKTVLVTGAGGSIGGELCRQIVRLDPQRIIAVGRGENSIFELLEELRRLAPDARVQPVIADVRDENRMEALFRAARPSTVFHAAAHKHVPLMEANVAEAILNNVHGTAVVADAAWRHGAERFVLISSDKAVRPSSVMGATKRLAEGVVQRYTGDPGRHFVSVRFGNVLGSRGSVIPTFLKQIQAGGPVTITHREMRRYFMTIPEAVQLVLQAGVLAEDGEVFVLDMGDPVRIYDLARDVIRLSGLEEGNDIEILEVGMRPGEKLYEELFFDAENASPTAHPKVLRARSATLALDGPVGLDQLVAMARRGVPVDDLRAAIKLLVPEYTGVPDRPMHATARLSVPEPEPGRRPARALAQTGP, translated from the coding sequence ATGAGCCATCCCGTCAGCCTGCAGGGCGACTGGCGCTACTCGCGCCTGCGGAACCGGTATCTCGCCCTCATCGACGCCGCGCTGCTGCCGCTGGTCGCCGTCCTCGCGTTCACGATCCGCTTCGAAGGGACGGCCTGGTACGAGGACTACGGCCGCGTCCTGTCGATGTACGTCGGCATCGCGGTGCCGCTGAAGCTCCTCGTCATGTGGCGCCTGGGGCTGTACGCGCGGCTGTGGCGGTACGCCAGCGTGCACGACGTCGAGATCGTCTCCGTCGCGGTGTTAGGCTCGGCCATCGTCACGTCGACGGTCGGCATCTTCCTGCTTCCGCTGCTGAGCGTCGTGCCGCTGCGCGTGCCGCTCTCGGTCGTGGTGCTCGACGCGCTGCTCGGCGCGATGGCGGTGGCGCTGCCGCGACTGCTCGTCCGCATCGGGCTGCGCCGCGTGCGCCGCCGCTTCGTGGCCGAGCCGGGGCAGCGCCGCGCGCTCGTCGCCGGTGCCGGCGCGGCCGGCGCGATGATCGTGCGCGAGCTGCTCGACAACCCGCAGCTCCGTCTCCTGCCGGTCGCCATGCTCGACGACGACGCGTCGAAGCACGGACGGCGTCTCCATGGCGTGCCCGTGGCCGGGACGCTCGATCGCCTCGACTCGGTGGCCGCCTCGCTGCACATCGACGAGGTGATCATCGCCATGCCGAGCGCGCCGGGCCGCCGTGTACGCGACGTGGTGAGCCGCGCGCATCGCGCCGGCGTGCCGACGCGCACCGTCCCCGGCATGTTCGAGCTGCTCGACGGCCGCAAGTCGGTGAGCGCGCTACGCTCGGTGCAGATCGAGGACCTGCTGCGCCGCGAGCCGGTGCGCACGGATCTCGTGCGGGTGCGCGAGCTCGCGGCCGGCAAGACGGTGCTCGTCACCGGCGCCGGCGGCTCCATCGGCGGTGAGCTGTGTCGGCAGATCGTGCGGCTGGACCCGCAGCGCATCATCGCGGTGGGCCGCGGCGAGAACTCCATCTTCGAGCTGCTCGAGGAGCTGCGCCGCCTCGCGCCCGACGCGCGCGTGCAGCCCGTGATCGCCGACGTGCGTGACGAGAACCGCATGGAGGCGCTGTTCCGCGCCGCGCGGCCGAGCACCGTGTTCCATGCCGCGGCGCACAAGCACGTGCCGCTCATGGAGGCGAACGTCGCCGAGGCGATCCTGAACAACGTGCACGGTACGGCCGTCGTCGCCGACGCGGCGTGGCGGCACGGCGCCGAGCGTTTCGTGCTGATCTCGAGCGACAAGGCCGTGCGCCCGTCGAGCGTGATGGGCGCGACGAAGCGGCTGGCCGAGGGCGTGGTGCAGCGCTACACCGGCGATCCCGGTCGGCACTTCGTGTCGGTGCGCTTCGGCAACGTGCTCGGAAGCCGCGGCAGCGTGATCCCGACGTTCCTGAAGCAGATCCAGGCGGGCGGACCGGTGACGATCACGCATCGCGAGATGCGCCGGTACTTCATGACGATCCCCGAGGCGGTGCAGCTCGTCCTGCAGGCCGGCGTGCTGGCGGAGGACGGCGAGGTGTTCGTGCTCGACATGGGCGACCCGGTGCGGATCTACGATCTCGCGCGCGACGTGATCCGTCTGTCGGGCCTCGAGGAAGGGAACGACATCGAGATCCTCGAGGTCGGGATGCGGCCGGGCGAGAAGCTCTACGAGGAGCTGTTCTTCGACGCCGAGAACGCCTCGCCGACGGCGCACCCGAAGGTGCTGCGCGCGCGCAGCGCGACGCTGGCGCTCGACGGCCCGGTGGGCCTCGACCAGCTCGTCGCGATGGCGCGCCGCGGCGTGCCGGTGGACGATCTGCGCGCCGCCATCAAGCTGCTCGTCCCCGAGTACACGGGCGTGCCGGACCGTCCGATGCACGCGACGGCGCGTCTGTCGGTGCCGGAGCCGGAGCCGGGGCGCCGCCCCGCGAGAGCCCTCGCGCAGACGGGGCCGTGA
- a CDS encoding DegT/DnrJ/EryC1/StrS family aminotransferase: MSGHEQSYIAEAFRANWLTTAGANLDGFEREMSARLAGRHTLAVSSGTAALHLVLRYLGVGPGDRVAVSTLTFAGSVFPILYLGAEPVFVDSERQSWNLDPDVLESYLRDAARRDELPKALVLVHLYGQHADVDRIRALCDEFEVALVEDAAESLGATYKGRETGCTADFAILSFNGNKIITTTGGGMIVARSADAIRAMRKWAHQSREPAVEYVHEELGYNYRMSNVLAGIGRGQLTVLDERVAARRAVAARYRDALADIPGVALQPEAEWGTHSRWLSVLLFDPEERPVDPATLVLALEVDDIETRPVWRPMHTQPLFRHARRVGGEVAESLFASGLCLPSSSSLSAAAQDRVIDALRRALTGSLAAAR; this comes from the coding sequence ATGAGCGGGCACGAGCAGTCGTACATCGCGGAGGCCTTCCGCGCGAACTGGCTCACGACGGCCGGCGCGAACCTCGACGGCTTCGAGCGTGAGATGTCGGCCCGGCTCGCCGGACGGCACACCCTCGCCGTCTCCAGCGGCACCGCTGCGCTCCATCTCGTGCTGCGGTACCTGGGCGTCGGGCCCGGCGATCGCGTGGCCGTCTCGACGCTCACGTTCGCGGGCTCCGTGTTCCCGATCCTGTACCTCGGTGCCGAGCCGGTGTTCGTGGACAGCGAGCGGCAGTCGTGGAACCTCGATCCGGACGTGCTCGAGAGCTATCTGCGCGACGCCGCCCGCCGCGACGAGCTGCCGAAGGCGCTCGTCCTCGTGCACCTCTACGGCCAGCACGCCGATGTCGATCGGATCCGCGCGCTTTGCGACGAATTCGAGGTCGCGCTGGTGGAGGACGCGGCGGAGTCGTTGGGCGCAACGTACAAGGGCCGCGAGACGGGCTGCACGGCCGACTTCGCGATCCTCAGCTTCAACGGCAACAAGATCATCACGACGACCGGCGGCGGGATGATCGTCGCACGCAGCGCGGATGCGATCCGCGCCATGCGCAAGTGGGCGCACCAGTCGCGCGAGCCCGCCGTGGAGTACGTGCACGAGGAGCTCGGGTACAACTACCGCATGAGCAACGTGCTCGCCGGCATCGGCCGCGGGCAGCTCACGGTGCTCGACGAGCGCGTCGCCGCGCGGCGTGCCGTCGCGGCCCGGTATCGCGACGCGCTCGCCGACATCCCCGGCGTGGCGCTGCAGCCGGAAGCCGAATGGGGTACGCACAGCCGCTGGCTCAGCGTGCTGCTGTTCGACCCCGAGGAGCGGCCGGTGGATCCGGCGACGCTCGTGCTGGCGCTGGAGGTCGACGACATCGAGACGCGTCCCGTCTGGCGCCCGATGCACACGCAGCCGCTGTTCCGCCACGCGCGACGGGTCGGCGGCGAGGTGGCCGAGTCGTTGTTCGCCTCGGGCCTCTGCCTGCCGTCGTCGTCGAGCCTGAGCGCGGCGGCGCAGGACCGCGTGATCGACGCGCTCCGCCGAGCGCTCACCGGCTCGCTCGCCGCCGCGCGGTGA
- a CDS encoding sugar transferase, with product MIVPPAPRRWDDPLKRAVDVVAAAGLLVVASPVIAAVALAVRVKLGSPVLFRQRRAGRGGEPFELLKFRTMRPAPPGPWTAATDADRLTPLGKALRRWSLDELPQLVNVLRGDMSLVGPRPLPVEYLPRYSSAQIRRHAVLPGVTGWAQVNGRNDTDWSRRLQHDVWYVDHRSLALDLRILARTAYQVVRPHGVSQPGQATMTEFTGTEFTGE from the coding sequence GTGATCGTGCCCCCCGCGCCCCGGCGCTGGGACGATCCACTGAAGCGAGCCGTCGACGTCGTTGCCGCGGCGGGCCTGCTCGTCGTCGCGTCGCCCGTGATCGCGGCCGTCGCGCTCGCGGTGCGCGTGAAGCTCGGGAGCCCGGTGCTGTTCCGTCAGCGCCGCGCGGGTCGGGGCGGCGAGCCGTTCGAGCTGCTGAAGTTTCGCACCATGCGCCCCGCCCCGCCGGGCCCCTGGACGGCGGCGACGGACGCCGACCGCCTAACGCCGTTGGGCAAGGCGCTGCGGCGGTGGAGCCTGGACGAGCTGCCGCAGCTCGTGAACGTGCTGCGCGGCGACATGTCGCTCGTCGGCCCGCGGCCGCTGCCGGTGGAGTACCTGCCGCGCTACTCCAGCGCGCAGATCCGGCGGCACGCGGTGCTCCCCGGCGTGACCGGCTGGGCGCAGGTGAACGGCCGCAACGACACCGACTGGTCGCGGCGGCTGCAGCACGACGTGTGGTACGTCGACCACCGCTCGCTCGCGCTCGACCTGCGGATCCTCGCGCGCACCGCCTATCAGGTCGTGCGGCCGCACGGGGTGTCGCAGCCCGGACAGGCGACGATGACGGAGTTCACCGGGACGGAGTTCACCGGCGAATGA
- a CDS encoding acetyltransferase, translating into MMEPLVILGRGGHGRELLELVLALNAEVPRYELLGFVDDAATGAPEEVHGYPVLGTRAWLAARSPAPLVALGVGVSAARARVVAALAPLGVRFPTLVHPRASVGRHVRMDEGVTVCDGAVVTTDVTLGAHAHVNVGASVSHDCVLGRFVSLAPGVRLAGNVRLGDGCDVGVAASAIPGVEVGEWSIVGGGAVLTASLPANVTAVGVPARVTRTRPPGWQLRTP; encoded by the coding sequence ATGATGGAGCCGCTCGTCATACTCGGCCGCGGCGGCCATGGGCGCGAGCTGCTGGAGCTCGTCCTCGCGCTGAACGCGGAGGTGCCGCGCTACGAGCTGCTCGGCTTCGTCGACGACGCGGCCACGGGGGCGCCGGAGGAGGTGCACGGCTACCCGGTGCTCGGCACCCGCGCGTGGCTCGCCGCTCGCTCGCCGGCGCCGCTCGTGGCGCTCGGCGTCGGCGTGTCGGCAGCGCGGGCGCGCGTCGTGGCGGCGCTCGCACCGCTCGGCGTGCGCTTTCCCACGCTCGTGCATCCCCGCGCCTCCGTCGGCCGGCACGTCCGGATGGACGAGGGCGTGACCGTGTGCGACGGCGCCGTCGTCACCACCGACGTGACGCTCGGCGCGCACGCGCACGTGAACGTCGGGGCGAGCGTGAGCCACGACTGCGTGCTCGGACGGTTCGTGTCGCTCGCGCCGGGTGTGCGCCTCGCCGGCAACGTGCGCCTCGGCGACGGCTGCGACGTCGGCGTCGCCGCGTCCGCCATCCCGGGCGTCGAGGTCGGCGAGTGGTCCATCGTCGGCGGCGGCGCGGTGCTGACGGCATCGCTGCCGGCGAACGTGACGGCCGTCGGCGTGCCCGCGCGCGTCACGCGTACGCGGCCGCCGGGCTGGCAGCTCCGCACGCCGTAG
- a CDS encoding glycosyltransferase family 4 protein has translation MSESRRPRVAHVTVAPEFVDRIMVHDLRRLRDREDVTVICAPGPAVDLVRAQGFRVLTIPAHRKLSPAQDLVSVWRLWRLLRAGRYDIVHSYAPKGGLLAQIAGALAGVRRRVHSCRGLLYTPDMAAWKRRLFRATDRLTNGLADRTIYISRADMAHSVDDGLCDARSARFTGSGVDLSHFSRDALAPDTRETVRRRFGVGADEVLVLTVGRFVGDKGYREVAAAAAALRDEWPNVRYLWAAPELAGEEGVLPATLAADHGVADRVTRLDYMADVAELYAAADLLVHPSYREGVPRALMEAAAMGLPILASDIPGCREVVRHGETALLFPPRDAAALGDALRAALRDPQAARARADAALRDVRARFDQDALTERVWAIHAELLGVDR, from the coding sequence GTGAGCGAGAGCCGCCGGCCGCGCGTCGCGCACGTCACCGTGGCGCCGGAGTTCGTGGACCGCATCATGGTGCACGACCTGCGACGGCTGCGCGACCGCGAGGACGTGACCGTCATCTGCGCGCCCGGCCCCGCGGTGGACCTGGTGCGCGCCCAGGGCTTCCGGGTGCTCACGATCCCCGCGCACCGCAAGCTGAGCCCCGCGCAGGACCTCGTGTCGGTGTGGCGCCTGTGGCGCCTGCTGCGCGCGGGACGCTACGACATCGTGCACAGCTACGCGCCGAAGGGGGGCCTGCTCGCGCAGATCGCGGGCGCGCTCGCCGGCGTGCGTCGGCGCGTCCACTCGTGCCGCGGGCTGCTCTACACGCCGGACATGGCGGCGTGGAAGCGTCGCCTCTTCCGCGCGACGGACCGGCTGACGAACGGCCTCGCGGACCGCACGATCTACATCAGCCGCGCCGACATGGCGCACTCGGTGGACGACGGGCTCTGCGACGCGCGGTCGGCACGCTTCACGGGGAGCGGCGTGGACCTCTCGCACTTCTCGCGCGACGCGCTCGCGCCGGACACGCGCGAGACGGTGCGTCGCCGCTTCGGCGTCGGCGCGGACGAAGTGCTCGTGCTGACGGTGGGCCGCTTCGTCGGCGACAAGGGATACCGCGAGGTGGCCGCGGCCGCGGCGGCGCTCCGCGACGAGTGGCCGAACGTGCGCTACCTGTGGGCGGCGCCGGAGCTCGCGGGGGAGGAAGGCGTGCTGCCGGCGACGCTCGCCGCCGACCATGGCGTCGCCGATCGCGTCACGCGCCTCGACTACATGGCGGACGTCGCGGAGCTGTACGCGGCCGCGGACCTGCTCGTGCATCCGAGCTATCGCGAGGGCGTGCCGCGTGCCCTCATGGAGGCGGCGGCGATGGGCCTGCCGATCCTCGCGAGCGACATCCCCGGCTGCCGCGAGGTGGTGCGCCACGGCGAGACGGCGCTCCTGTTCCCGCCGCGCGACGCCGCGGCGCTCGGCGACGCGCTGCGCGCGGCGCTGCGCGACCCGCAGGCCGCCCGCGCGCGAGCCGATGCGGCCCTGCGCGACGTGCGCGCGCGCTTCGACCAGGACGCGCTCACGGAGCGCGTGTGGGCGATCCACGCCGAGCTGCTCGGCGTGGATCGTTAG
- a CDS encoding glycosyltransferase translates to MSARTTPLRVCHVITGLETGGAERMLHKLATRLDPERFHTVVVSLRERAAMAEPLERAGAEVHAAGLSLARPSPRALARVGAMVRQARPHVVHGWMYHGNIAASLARMARFTRAPVLWNVRASIDGFATMKPATVAAVKLGARLSRHPRRIVYNSREGARQHEAIGYASGRATVIPNGFDCDAYAPQPAVGARVRAELGIPHDAIVLGQVARYDPMKNQEGLVHAAAALRAGRDVHLLMAGRGVDARNERLAALVRELGLSDRVHLVGERGDVPALMAALDVLVSPSNCLEGFPNAVGEAMASAVPCVVTDVGDAAWIVDDTGMVVPPWQPEALADALRVMVALPAERRAALGAAARERVRAHFSLETVTAAYEELYLASADACT, encoded by the coding sequence GTGAGCGCGCGCACGACCCCGCTGCGCGTCTGCCACGTGATCACCGGCCTGGAGACCGGCGGCGCCGAGCGGATGCTGCACAAGCTCGCGACGCGGCTCGACCCCGAGCGCTTCCATACCGTCGTGGTCTCGCTGCGCGAGCGCGCCGCGATGGCCGAGCCGCTGGAGCGCGCCGGGGCGGAGGTGCACGCCGCGGGGCTGTCGCTCGCGCGCCCGTCGCCGCGCGCGCTCGCGCGCGTGGGCGCCATGGTGCGCCAGGCGCGGCCACACGTGGTGCACGGCTGGATGTATCATGGCAACATCGCGGCATCGCTCGCGCGCATGGCGCGCTTCACACGCGCGCCCGTGCTGTGGAACGTGCGCGCGTCGATCGACGGCTTCGCCACGATGAAGCCGGCCACCGTCGCCGCGGTGAAGCTCGGCGCGCGGTTGTCCCGGCATCCGCGGCGCATCGTGTACAACTCGCGCGAGGGCGCGCGACAGCACGAGGCCATCGGCTACGCGAGCGGCCGCGCGACGGTGATCCCGAACGGCTTCGACTGCGATGCCTACGCGCCGCAGCCCGCGGTCGGCGCGCGCGTGCGCGCGGAGCTCGGCATCCCGCACGACGCGATCGTGCTCGGCCAGGTGGCGCGCTACGATCCGATGAAGAACCAGGAAGGCCTCGTTCACGCGGCCGCCGCGCTGCGTGCGGGGCGCGACGTGCACCTGCTGATGGCCGGCCGCGGCGTCGACGCGCGGAACGAGCGCCTCGCCGCGCTCGTGCGCGAGCTGGGACTCTCCGACCGCGTGCACCTCGTCGGCGAGCGGGGCGACGTGCCCGCGCTGATGGCCGCGCTCGACGTCCTCGTCTCGCCGTCGAACTGCCTCGAGGGGTTCCCGAACGCGGTGGGCGAGGCGATGGCGAGCGCGGTGCCGTGCGTCGTCACCGACGTCGGCGACGCGGCGTGGATCGTCGACGACACCGGCATGGTGGTGCCGCCGTGGCAGCCGGAGGCGCTCGCCGACGCCTTGCGCGTGATGGTGGCGCTGCCCGCCGAGCGCCGCGCGGCGTTAGGCGCCGCCGCCCGCGAGCGGGTGCGCGCGCACTTCTCCCTCGAGACGGTGACGGCGGCGTACGAGGAGCTGTACCTCGCCTCGGCGGACGCGTGCACGTGA